The proteins below are encoded in one region of Gammaproteobacteria bacterium:
- a CDS encoding protein tyrosine phosphatase — MMRAEMYKVGTIGKGFFAIMARPSLDPGDPASIANIARIGINMVVSLLEIGETRVLGLEGERELVKAHDMDFVSFPIPDMGLPASVNEFASLSKMLLRQVDGGVNTLIHCHAGIGRSGLLAAGILLQCDLDPRQAFAHVSKMRGVRVPETPEQEYWLISNHAAILGTTEPAR; from the coding sequence ATGATGCGAGCCGAAATGTACAAGGTTGGAACAATCGGTAAAGGTTTTTTCGCCATCATGGCGCGACCCTCGCTTGATCCCGGCGATCCTGCATCGATCGCTAATATTGCGCGCATCGGCATAAACATGGTGGTTTCGTTACTTGAAATCGGCGAGACCCGCGTGCTGGGACTTGAAGGCGAGCGTGAACTGGTTAAGGCCCACGACATGGACTTCGTTTCTTTTCCGATTCCGGACATGGGATTACCGGCGTCGGTAAATGAATTTGCCAGCCTCTCGAAAATGTTGCTGCGACAGGTCGACGGCGGAGTGAATACACTGATCCACTGTCATGCGGGAATCGGACGGTCCGGGCTGTTGGCCGCTGGAATACTCCTGCAATGCGATCTGGACCCACGGCAGGCCTTTGCCCATGTGTCCAAGATGCGAGGTGTCCGGGTACCGGAAACTCCCGAGCAGGAGTATTGGCTGATATCCAACCATGCGGCGATCCTTGGTACCACCGAGCCTGCTCGATGA
- a CDS encoding MFS transporter, which yields MLKQHLQKPEVFLYLFAAAVPISFASWQALINNFAIEQVGFTGIEIGIMQSLREVPGFLAFGVVFLLVLMREQTIAFVSLLALGIGTAITGMLPSVLGLYFTTVLMSVGFHYAETISQSLSLQLISRERLPQVLGRQIAVGAFTGLAVFAAIYILAEWLALDYLWVYLLFGCGTLLLACVMYFGCPHFTGEAEQNKHMVLRKRYWLYYLLIFLSGARRQIFVVFAGFLMVEKFGFTVGQMTLLFLVNGVLTIYLAPRIGRLVSYWGEKRTLTLEYTGLVIIFTAYAFAENAWFAASLYIVDHIFFAMAIALKSYLKKIADPADMAATAGVSFTINHIAAVVLPFALGLLWVVSPSLVFIIGAAIAFASLLLSQLVPGAPERGMETVFSTS from the coding sequence ATGTTAAAGCAGCACCTGCAAAAACCCGAGGTTTTTCTTTACCTGTTCGCCGCGGCGGTTCCGATCAGCTTCGCCAGCTGGCAGGCGCTGATTAATAACTTTGCGATCGAGCAGGTAGGTTTTACCGGGATCGAAATCGGTATCATGCAAAGCCTGCGCGAGGTTCCGGGTTTTCTGGCTTTTGGAGTGGTATTCCTGCTGGTCCTGATGCGCGAGCAAACCATTGCTTTCGTATCGTTGCTGGCACTGGGCATCGGCACCGCGATTACCGGCATGTTGCCCTCGGTGCTGGGACTCTATTTTACGACGGTGCTGATGTCGGTGGGATTCCACTACGCGGAAACCATCTCGCAATCGCTGTCGCTGCAGCTCATCAGCCGTGAGCGCCTGCCGCAGGTGCTTGGTCGACAAATCGCGGTCGGCGCGTTTACCGGCCTCGCGGTATTTGCCGCCATTTACATACTGGCCGAATGGCTGGCACTCGATTACCTGTGGGTATACCTGCTGTTTGGTTGTGGAACGCTATTGCTCGCCTGCGTAATGTATTTCGGCTGCCCGCATTTCACGGGTGAAGCCGAACAAAACAAGCATATGGTGCTGCGCAAACGCTACTGGCTTTACTACCTGTTGATTTTCCTGTCGGGTGCGCGACGGCAGATCTTTGTGGTCTTTGCCGGCTTCCTGATGGTCGAGAAGTTCGGTTTCACGGTGGGACAAATGACGCTGCTATTCCTGGTCAACGGAGTACTGACGATTTACCTGGCACCTCGCATCGGTCGTCTCGTGAGTTACTGGGGGGAGAAGCGCACCTTGACCCTCGAGTACACGGGCCTCGTGATTATTTTTACGGCTTATGCATTTGCCGAAAACGCCTGGTTCGCGGCATCACTTTATATCGTTGATCACATCTTTTTCGCGATGGCGATCGCGCTCAAGAGTTACCTGAAAAAAATTGCCGATCCGGCCGATATGGCTGCCACTGCCGGGGTTTCTTTTACCATTAACCATATCGCCGCCGTGGTGCTTCCATTTGCACTGGGCCTGCTGTGGGTGGTGTCACCGTCCCTGGTATTCATTATCGGTGCGGCCATTGCATTTGCGTCGCTGCTACTGTCACAGTTGGTGCCGGGTGCGCCGGAACGCGGTATGGAAACTGTTTTTTCGACCAGTTGA
- a CDS encoding PhzF family phenazine biosynthesis protein gives MHTRRFIQCDVFTPMPTFGNALAVVVDGEGLSDETMQRFAAWTNLAKTTFILPSQDTGADYRLKIFTPAREMLFAGHPTLGSCAAWLHCGATPRETGIVRQECGVGIVEIDISNPELPAFLAPPTKIRAMHSDRFEAIVNQLEIPRDKILHSAELDNGSVWQALQLESAETVLKLDSARVHWPVFKGIGLIGAHPVGSECDYEVRMLAPSSGMREDPITGSLNAALAHWLQVEGRLNSAVTVAQGTCIGRLGRVSIIPVDQHEAKIGGQSHILVDGTVFCRDRHVRRGFLFCDRKVASANQSVNISAV, from the coding sequence ATGCACACCCGTCGATTTATTCAATGTGACGTTTTCACACCTATGCCGACTTTTGGCAATGCGCTCGCGGTTGTCGTCGATGGAGAAGGCCTGTCGGATGAGACCATGCAGCGGTTTGCTGCGTGGACAAATCTGGCCAAGACGACATTCATATTGCCTTCACAAGATACAGGCGCCGATTACCGGCTGAAAATATTTACGCCTGCACGGGAAATGTTGTTTGCCGGTCACCCGACTCTGGGAAGCTGCGCGGCCTGGTTGCACTGTGGCGCAACGCCGCGCGAAACCGGGATTGTCAGGCAGGAGTGTGGTGTCGGGATCGTCGAAATCGATATCAGCAATCCAGAACTGCCGGCATTCTTGGCGCCCCCCACCAAAATAAGGGCGATGCACTCTGATCGTTTCGAGGCAATTGTCAATCAGCTGGAAATACCTCGCGACAAAATCCTGCACAGCGCGGAACTGGATAATGGGTCGGTGTGGCAGGCACTGCAGCTGGAGTCAGCCGAGACCGTTTTGAAGCTTGATTCCGCCCGCGTGCACTGGCCGGTTTTCAAGGGAATCGGGTTGATCGGTGCGCACCCTGTGGGCAGCGAATGTGACTATGAAGTGCGCATGCTCGCACCGTCTAGCGGCATGCGTGAAGACCCGATTACCGGTTCGCTCAATGCCGCGCTCGCCCACTGGTTACAGGTGGAAGGTCGTCTCAATTCAGCGGTTACCGTGGCGCAGGGTACTTGTATCGGGCGCCTGGGACGCGTGTCTATAATTCCGGTAGATCAGCACGAGGCCAAGATTGGGGGGCAGAGCCACATTCTGGTTGACGGCACGGTTTTTTGTAGGGACAGACATGTGAGGCGTGGTTTCCTGTTCTGCGACCGGAAAGTTGCTTCAGCGAATCAATCCGTTAACATATCTGCCGTATGA
- a CDS encoding sulfite exporter TauE/SafE family protein: MIDFNILAIVVLAFLIAGAAKGITGFGIQVVALAVLTIALDLVTAMALLLAPATATNIWQAMVGGYARELTSRLWPFFVAVTLAVLIGAMALTRVDLLLLTAFLGMVMIAYSSASLLGVHFKVSPGFETWLGPMVGVVNGIITGMTGSSVVPGTIYLQALDLPRDMLVQSMGMLYLVSTLALAVALQTNDLLNLELGLYSASAIVPALVGMMLGQKIRRQLPEVLFRKIFFVALLALGAYLVVRSI, translated from the coding sequence TTGATCGATTTTAATATCCTGGCAATCGTCGTCCTTGCGTTCCTGATTGCTGGTGCTGCCAAAGGCATCACCGGTTTCGGGATCCAGGTAGTGGCGCTTGCCGTCCTGACTATCGCGCTAGATCTGGTTACTGCAATGGCCCTGCTGTTGGCACCTGCGACGGCAACCAACATATGGCAGGCTATGGTCGGTGGTTATGCACGTGAATTGACCTCTCGCCTGTGGCCATTTTTCGTGGCAGTGACACTTGCAGTACTGATCGGTGCGATGGCATTAACTCGAGTTGACCTGTTGTTGCTGACGGCATTCCTGGGCATGGTCATGATTGCATACTCGTCGGCCAGTCTGCTCGGAGTTCATTTCAAGGTTTCACCAGGCTTCGAAACCTGGCTCGGTCCCATGGTTGGCGTTGTCAACGGAATCATTACCGGAATGACCGGGTCATCGGTAGTACCGGGAACCATTTATCTGCAAGCCCTGGATTTGCCGCGTGACATGCTGGTGCAGTCGATGGGAATGCTGTACCTGGTATCGACACTCGCACTTGCGGTTGCTTTGCAGACCAATGACCTGTTGAACCTTGAACTCGGTTTGTATTCCGCCAGCGCGATAGTGCCGGCCCTGGTTGGTATGATGCTGGGCCAGAAAATACGCCGACAGCTCCCCGAGGTTCTGTTCCGAAAAATTTTCTTTGTTGCGTTGCTGGCTCTCGGTGCTTACCTGGTTGTCAGGTCGATCTAG
- the ftsH gene encoding ATP-dependent zinc metalloprotease FtsH, translating into MTDQRPAIRPEGPLNPERQPLPWWRYLAWFLVLVIFSYYFLNTETSEQQTLSYSEFKISVAEDQVAWVRLQGDQVMGEFRQPRMASAKGDALSTHFVTTLPPVQDPELIPLLEQHDVEIQAVSGEANWLTKALIGVLPWILIIGLFWYGSSRMQRSLGGLGGPSGLFDFGKSKAKRFRQSDSNLSFDDVAGLENAKRDLYEIVGYLKDPEHYRKLGAKIPKGILLMGPPGTGKTLLAKAVAGEAGVPFFSISGSEFIEMFVGVGASRVRDMFASARKEAPAIIFIDEIDSVGRARGTGLGGGHDEREQTLNQILGEMDGFDPHEAVVVLAATNRPDVLDAALLRPGRFDRKVTLDLPDKKARRAILAIHSADVPLTDDVDLDRIAALTVGFSGADLENLVNEAALLSGRENRESVDMASLLNARDKVVLGGKRELIIGEDEKNLVAHHEAGHALVASLLPTADPLDKVTIIPRGRSLGATEQIPEEEHYNLRQSYVRDRIGVMLGGRVAEQLVYGEVSSGAEEDLKQATRLARHMVTHWGMSEKLGPVAFRRGEEHIFLGREMTQQRDFSEHTAQIIDDEISHLLKHIEQEITILLEQHRAQLEALATALLEKETLEAGEIQSICGK; encoded by the coding sequence ATGACCGACCAAAGACCCGCCATCAGACCAGAAGGACCGCTTAATCCCGAGCGGCAACCGCTGCCGTGGTGGCGTTATCTTGCCTGGTTTCTTGTGCTGGTTATTTTCAGCTATTACTTTTTGAACACTGAAACCAGTGAACAACAAACGCTCTCCTATAGTGAATTTAAAATCAGCGTCGCCGAAGACCAGGTCGCATGGGTAAGATTACAGGGCGACCAGGTTATGGGCGAATTCCGTCAACCCCGCATGGCTTCAGCAAAAGGCGACGCTTTATCCACTCACTTTGTGACCACCCTGCCGCCGGTACAGGATCCAGAACTGATCCCGCTGCTCGAACAGCACGATGTCGAAATACAGGCGGTTTCGGGTGAAGCTAACTGGTTGACCAAGGCACTGATCGGGGTACTACCCTGGATCCTGATCATCGGTCTGTTCTGGTACGGCAGCAGTAGAATGCAGCGCAGCCTCGGTGGTCTTGGTGGTCCATCCGGATTGTTCGATTTTGGTAAATCCAAGGCCAAGCGCTTTCGCCAGTCGGACTCAAACCTGAGCTTCGACGACGTTGCCGGACTGGAAAACGCCAAGCGGGACCTTTATGAAATTGTCGGTTACCTCAAGGATCCCGAGCACTATCGCAAGCTCGGTGCCAAAATTCCCAAGGGGATTTTGCTGATGGGCCCCCCGGGTACCGGTAAAACCCTGCTGGCCAAGGCCGTTGCCGGCGAAGCCGGGGTACCTTTCTTCAGTATCAGCGGTTCTGAATTTATTGAAATGTTTGTCGGAGTCGGTGCCTCCCGGGTCCGCGATATGTTTGCCAGCGCGCGCAAGGAAGCACCCGCCATCATATTCATCGATGAAATCGACTCGGTGGGCCGGGCAAGGGGTACCGGCCTCGGAGGTGGTCACGATGAGCGCGAGCAAACGCTGAACCAGATCCTCGGCGAAATGGATGGTTTCGATCCGCACGAAGCCGTCGTGGTGCTGGCTGCAACCAATCGACCCGACGTGCTGGATGCCGCACTGCTGCGCCCCGGGCGCTTCGATCGCAAGGTCACGCTCGACCTGCCGGACAAAAAGGCACGCCGCGCTATCCTCGCAATTCATTCAGCCGATGTGCCGCTTACCGACGATGTCGACCTGGACCGTATTGCGGCCCTGACGGTCGGGTTTTCCGGAGCAGACCTCGAGAACCTGGTTAACGAGGCCGCCTTGTTGTCGGGCCGAGAAAACCGGGAGAGCGTCGATATGGCGTCACTGCTGAACGCCCGCGACAAGGTTGTACTCGGGGGCAAGCGTGAACTGATCATTGGTGAAGACGAGAAAAATCTGGTCGCCCATCACGAGGCGGGGCACGCGCTGGTCGCCAGCCTGTTGCCAACCGCCGATCCGCTCGACAAGGTCACCATCATTCCACGTGGACGCTCACTCGGCGCCACCGAGCAGATCCCGGAAGAAGAACACTATAACCTGCGGCAAAGTTATGTACGCGATCGCATCGGCGTAATGCTGGGCGGCCGGGTCGCGGAGCAACTGGTATACGGCGAAGTCAGTTCCGGTGCCGAGGAAGACCTGAAACAGGCAACCCGCCTGGCGCGACACATGGTGACGCACTGGGGAATGAGCGAAAAGCTCGGGCCGGTCGCGTTCCGTCGCGGGGAAGAACATATTTTTCTGGGCCGGGAAATGACGCAGCAACGCGACTTCAGCGAACATACCGCGCAAATTATCGATGACGAGATTAGTCATTTACTCAAACATATCGAACAGGAAATAACGATCTTGCTGGAGCAACATCGAGCACAGCTGGAAGCCCTGGCAACGGCATTACTGGAAAAGGAAACGCTGGAAGCAGGCGAGATCCAGTCGATTTGCGGAAAGTAA
- a CDS encoding GNAT family N-acetyltransferase, translated as MVITKTHNMEIDSLDPDSSEVQALIAVADAYYIDLYPAESNHLASSEDLKKPDVILLGCRIDGELVASAAARILQDDVDYAEIKRLFVLDRYRGKGLSNEIMRHLETELQSRGISLFRLETGIKQPEALGLYRKLGYRERGPFGSYVADPFSVFMEKQVGWES; from the coding sequence ATGGTGATAACGAAAACGCATAACATGGAAATCGATAGTCTCGATCCTGATTCGTCTGAGGTGCAGGCATTAATCGCGGTTGCCGATGCGTACTATATTGACCTTTATCCAGCCGAGAGTAATCATCTCGCAAGTAGCGAAGATCTGAAAAAGCCGGACGTAATTCTGCTTGGCTGTCGCATCGATGGAGAACTCGTAGCCAGTGCCGCGGCCAGGATCCTGCAGGACGATGTTGACTACGCTGAAATAAAGCGGTTATTCGTGCTCGATCGATATCGTGGGAAGGGCTTGTCGAACGAGATCATGCGTCACCTGGAGACTGAATTGCAGAGCCGCGGGATAAGCCTGTTTCGCCTCGAAACCGGGATTAAACAACCCGAGGCACTGGGCTTATACCGCAAACTCGGGTACCGGGAACGCGGCCCATTCGGATCTTACGTTGCAGATCCGTTCAGCGTGTTCATGGAGAAACAGGTCGGCTGGGAAAGCTGA
- a CDS encoding zinc-ribbon domain-containing protein: MTVKRRKIRSKNKAASRLPVNAEKLNMGNSYDSAPEFYYDIEFECIDCGKIEVWNADQQKWWYEEAGGYFFATAVRCNACREVERERKRQARITAGHVLPDETSEN; this comes from the coding sequence ATGACAGTTAAACGCCGAAAGATCAGATCTAAAAACAAGGCAGCCTCGCGTCTGCCGGTCAATGCCGAGAAGCTGAACATGGGGAATAGCTACGACTCGGCGCCAGAATTTTATTACGATATCGAATTTGAATGCATTGACTGCGGAAAAATCGAGGTCTGGAACGCGGATCAACAGAAATGGTGGTACGAAGAGGCGGGAGGCTATTTTTTTGCAACCGCGGTGCGATGTAACGCCTGTCGTGAGGTGGAACGCGAGCGTAAACGCCAGGCAAGAATTACGGCAGGTCATGTGTTACCGGATGAAACCAGCGAGAATTAA
- a CDS encoding protein-L-isoaspartate(D-aspartate) O-methyltransferase, with protein MAFERERQQMIADIESGVAFTRSMTGRDHLDPRVLEAMRRVPREDFVPDDLRRSAFRDGALPVGHGQTISQPYMVAIMTDLLDLTPDSVVLEIGTGTGYQAAILANLAQQVYSVERIPALARAAQQRLNEMGYANIEVRCSDGYLGWPEKAPFDAIVVTAAAPDVPAALLEQLGPGGRMVIPIGLPYSHQDLKLLTRDSQGQVHSSKLLGVAFVPMIEGT; from the coding sequence ATGGCTTTTGAACGCGAACGGCAGCAAATGATCGCCGATATCGAATCCGGCGTTGCCTTCACGCGTTCAATGACGGGAAGGGATCATCTTGATCCAAGGGTTCTGGAGGCCATGCGCCGTGTACCCAGGGAGGATTTCGTACCGGATGATCTGCGTCGATCGGCCTTTCGGGACGGTGCCCTGCCCGTCGGCCATGGACAAACCATATCTCAACCTTACATGGTGGCGATAATGACCGACCTGCTCGATTTAACGCCGGATAGCGTGGTACTGGAAATCGGTACCGGAACCGGTTATCAGGCCGCAATTCTGGCCAACCTGGCGCAACAGGTATACAGCGTTGAACGGATTCCAGCACTGGCCAGGGCGGCGCAACAGAGGCTAAACGAAATGGGTTACGCCAATATCGAAGTCCGCTGCAGTGACGGTTACCTGGGTTGGCCGGAAAAGGCTCCGTTTGACGCTATCGTGGTTACCGCAGCAGCACCGGATGTCCCGGCAGCACTGCTGGAACAGCTTGGACCCGGTGGCCGTATGGTTATTCCGATCGGTTTGCCCTATAGCCACCAGGACCTCAAGCTGCTTACCCGCGACTCGCAGGGACAGGTTCACAGCAGTAAACTACTCGGCGTCGCTTTTGTGCCGATGATCGAGGGTACCTGA
- a CDS encoding LysE/ArgO family amino acid transporter, translated as MHALVFGFSLGLSLILAIGAQNAFVLKQGLKNEHVLLICLICALSDAALILIGVSGFHVLVASFPSLVNIARFGGAAFLFIYGLISFYNAARVQQGLQPSEIKSSSAWQSVLTCLAFTWLNPHVYLDTVVLLGSVSSQFGAQVTWFAAGATTASFVFFFALGYGARLLRPLFARARSWQILDILIGCIMWGIALRLVFMTGT; from the coding sequence ATGCACGCACTGGTGTTCGGCTTCTCGCTCGGATTATCGCTGATTCTGGCGATCGGAGCACAGAACGCGTTTGTACTCAAGCAAGGTTTAAAGAACGAGCATGTCTTGCTGATATGCCTCATTTGCGCACTGTCCGACGCGGCGCTTATCCTCATCGGCGTCAGTGGATTTCACGTACTGGTGGCGTCGTTTCCCTCGCTGGTAAACATCGCAAGATTCGGTGGCGCCGCGTTTTTGTTCATCTACGGATTGATCAGTTTCTATAACGCTGCGCGTGTGCAGCAAGGTTTGCAGCCAAGCGAAATCAAGAGCAGTAGCGCATGGCAGTCGGTACTGACCTGCCTGGCCTTCACCTGGCTTAATCCGCATGTCTATCTCGATACGGTGGTTTTACTGGGCTCGGTTTCGAGCCAGTTTGGCGCGCAGGTTACCTGGTTTGCGGCAGGTGCCACGACTGCATCCTTCGTATTTTTCTTTGCGCTCGGGTATGGTGCGCGCCTGCTACGCCCCCTGTTTGCCAGGGCCAGGTCATGGCAAATTCTGGATATTCTGATCGGATGCATTATGTGGGGAATCGCGCTGCGGCTGGTGTTTATGACCGGAACCTGA
- a CDS encoding adenosylcobalamin-dependent ribonucleoside-diphosphate reductase, whose protein sequence is MNENLFDIDISREIWETRYRYVRDGLALDKSLQASWHRVAGALAAVEDQDRELWRERFFSVLNDFHFLPGGRILAGAGTDFDVTLFNCFVMGHIEDSMEGIFGGLKEAAVTMQQGGGVGFDFSTLRPAGTVAHRVGSMASGPVSFMRIWDSMCATLISSASRRGAMMATLRCDHPDIETFIDAKRDPHELRNFNLSILVSDEFMQALANDDPWPLVFPHAVIADQPGPDDGEIVHRSWSGMDKVVPCRVVKRVSARMLWERIMQANYDMAEPGVLFIDRINQLNNLNYREDISATNPCGEIPLPAYGACDLGSINLARFVRQPFTSNARLDFDALEATVAIAVRMLDNVIDLSRFPLNAQAEQARGSRRIGLGVTGLADMLIMLGLHYADESARKLAAKVMRQICVNAYRESAALAREKGAFPFFERDAYSGSPFILGLPDAIQQAIHENGIRNSHLTAIAPTGTISLFANNVSSGIEPVFDFQYRRRIRDADGEYREHTISDYAWRLWQQQEGNEHLPDYFASALSLSPRAHLAMQAAVQPHVDSAISKTINVPGEYEFGAFKDLYLEAYRQGLKGCTTFRPNEVTGAILSSQQDQLAIAPDAGCCGLERESG, encoded by the coding sequence ATGAACGAGAATCTGTTTGATATCGATATTTCGCGCGAAATTTGGGAAACGCGTTATCGCTATGTCCGTGACGGATTAGCGCTAGATAAATCGCTACAGGCAAGCTGGCATCGGGTAGCCGGGGCACTGGCCGCGGTGGAAGATCAGGACCGGGAACTCTGGCGCGAGCGTTTTTTTTCAGTTCTTAATGATTTCCACTTTCTACCTGGCGGACGGATCCTCGCCGGGGCCGGCACCGATTTCGATGTCACGCTGTTTAACTGTTTCGTCATGGGGCATATCGAAGATTCAATGGAGGGCATCTTCGGCGGGCTGAAAGAAGCGGCCGTGACCATGCAGCAGGGTGGTGGTGTAGGCTTCGATTTCTCGACCTTGCGGCCGGCCGGTACGGTGGCTCATCGGGTCGGCAGTATGGCATCGGGTCCGGTATCTTTTATGCGGATCTGGGATAGCATGTGCGCCACCCTGATATCCTCGGCCTCACGACGCGGTGCGATGATGGCCACGCTGCGTTGCGATCACCCGGATATCGAAACCTTTATCGACGCCAAGCGTGATCCGCACGAACTGCGTAATTTCAACCTGTCAATCCTGGTCAGCGATGAATTCATGCAGGCCCTGGCGAATGATGATCCCTGGCCTCTGGTATTTCCGCACGCTGTGATCGCTGATCAGCCAGGCCCGGATGACGGGGAGATCGTCCACCGAAGCTGGTCCGGCATGGACAAGGTCGTTCCCTGCCGGGTCGTGAAACGAGTTTCCGCCCGCATGTTGTGGGAGCGAATCATGCAGGCTAACTATGACATGGCGGAACCCGGCGTACTGTTTATCGACCGCATTAACCAATTGAACAACCTCAACTACCGGGAAGACATCAGTGCCACCAATCCCTGTGGTGAAATTCCGCTCCCGGCCTATGGCGCCTGCGACCTCGGCTCGATCAACCTGGCTCGTTTCGTGCGGCAGCCTTTCACGTCAAATGCAAGGTTGGACTTCGATGCCCTTGAAGCAACGGTTGCCATCGCCGTGCGCATGCTGGATAACGTTATCGATCTATCCCGTTTTCCGCTCAATGCACAGGCTGAGCAGGCAAGGGGCTCACGGCGTATTGGCCTGGGCGTTACCGGCCTGGCCGACATGCTGATAATGCTGGGGCTGCACTACGCAGACGAATCTGCCCGCAAGCTCGCGGCGAAAGTCATGCGGCAGATCTGCGTTAACGCCTATCGCGAGTCGGCAGCACTGGCCCGGGAAAAAGGTGCTTTTCCGTTTTTCGAACGCGATGCCTATTCTGGCTCTCCCTTCATACTGGGATTGCCTGACGCCATCCAGCAGGCAATCCATGAAAACGGCATTCGCAACAGTCACCTGACAGCCATCGCACCCACCGGCACGATCAGCCTGTTTGCGAATAATGTCTCCAGCGGTATTGAACCGGTATTCGATTTTCAATACCGACGTCGGATTCGAGATGCCGATGGTGAATACCGCGAACATACAATCAGTGATTATGCCTGGCGGCTCTGGCAGCAGCAGGAGGGTAATGAGCATCTGCCCGATTACTTCGCGAGTGCGCTTTCCCTGTCACCACGGGCACACCTGGCGATGCAGGCGGCAGTGCAGCCACATGTCGACAGCGCGATCTCGAAGACCATTAACGTTCCGGGTGAATACGAGTTTGGCGCCTTCAAGGATCTTTATCTCGAGGCTTACCGGCAAGGATTAAAAGGCTGCACTACCTTTCGGCCCAACGAAGTGACCGGGGCGATTTTATCGAGCCAGCAGGACCAATTGGCAATCGCACCAGACGCTGGCTGTTGCGGCCTGGAACGCGAGAGCGGCTGA
- a CDS encoding GNAT family N-acetyltransferase yields MNFRNLKISDYDGVIALWRGCGGLSLRDADSREGMEKYLRRNPGLSFVAEDRTGILGTLMAGHDGRRGYIQHLAISPGIRRQGLGARLVELCLGALKIEGIEKSHVHVIGANADGIAFWSSLGWIHRNEIEMYSFINGDNENA; encoded by the coding sequence ATGAATTTCCGCAACCTGAAAATTAGCGATTACGATGGCGTCATCGCGCTATGGCGTGGATGTGGCGGCCTCAGCCTGCGCGACGCAGACTCCCGCGAAGGCATGGAAAAGTACCTGCGACGTAATCCCGGGCTCAGTTTCGTTGCCGAGGACAGGACCGGTATCCTTGGCACCTTGATGGCTGGACACGACGGCAGACGCGGCTATATCCAGCACCTGGCCATATCCCCCGGGATTCGCCGACAGGGTCTAGGTGCCAGGCTCGTCGAATTGTGTCTCGGTGCACTGAAAATAGAGGGCATCGAAAAATCGCATGTGCATGTCATCGGTGCCAACGCGGACGGAATTGCATTCTGGTCCAGTCTGGGCTGGATACACCGCAACGAGATCGAGATGTATTCGTTTATTAATGGTGATAACGAAAACGCATAA
- a CDS encoding isocitrate lyase/phosphoenolpyruvate mutase family protein, which produces MIEQKAIEFQQLHAGGNCFIMANAWNAGSAVLLEQSGFNAIGTTSAGIAYSHAYADAEAAVSIELALQETGEIANAVCIPVSMDSENAYADAPTAVFDNMKRIAATGVVGASIEDYCGDRRHPLYDIELAVDRVRAAKEAVSELDYPFVLTARADCYLYGSPKPFKDSVERVNRYREAGADCLFVPGIRDSETIQELVAAVDGPVNVVMGLSGTPVSLAELRHAGVTRISIGGSLARATLGLVRHAAQEMLEQGSFNFANQQIPDAELCELFAKRTKA; this is translated from the coding sequence ATGATTGAACAAAAAGCCATCGAATTTCAGCAACTGCATGCGGGTGGGAATTGTTTCATCATGGCGAATGCCTGGAATGCAGGTAGTGCTGTTCTGCTTGAACAATCCGGTTTCAACGCTATCGGTACTACCAGTGCAGGCATTGCTTACAGCCATGCTTATGCGGACGCTGAAGCAGCAGTCTCAATTGAGTTGGCATTGCAGGAAACCGGCGAAATCGCCAATGCTGTCTGTATCCCGGTTAGCATGGATTCGGAAAATGCTTATGCCGACGCACCCACGGCGGTTTTCGATAATATGAAGCGTATTGCTGCAACAGGGGTTGTTGGTGCCAGTATCGAGGATTATTGCGGCGATAGGAGACATCCACTTTACGATATCGAGTTGGCCGTTGATCGCGTACGCGCTGCAAAAGAGGCCGTTTCGGAACTTGATTACCCGTTTGTCCTGACAGCGCGCGCCGACTGTTATCTGTATGGTAGTCCGAAACCGTTTAAAGACTCGGTCGAACGGGTTAACCGTTATCGGGAAGCAGGTGCCGATTGCCTTTTCGTTCCTGGCATCAGAGATAGTGAAACGATACAGGAGCTGGTTGCTGCCGTCGATGGGCCGGTCAACGTTGTAATGGGATTATCTGGCACACCGGTTTCTCTGGCAGAATTACGCCACGCCGGTGTCACTCGTATCAGCATCGGTGGTTCACTGGCAAGAGCAACCCTGGGCCTGGTCCGTCATGCTGCCCAGGAAATGCTCGAGCAGGGCAGCTTTAATTTTGCCAATCAACAAATCCCCGATGCCGAACTTTGCGAATTATTTGCCAAACGAACCAAAGCATAA